AAGGTGGGTGCGATGAGCGCAGGCCTATCCGCGGAAGGCCCAGATGCAGCTGGGCCGTGAATACCCAACAGGCTGTTGAACGGCTCAGCGGAAGCCGAGCCCTCCCCGAAGCAACACGCGCGAGTTTTGTAGCCCCGCTGGAGCCCAGCGACAGCGTGGTGACACGAAGCCGAAGACCACCCTCTCATCCCGCAGGCGCGGGATTCAAGCGCGGCTATATTTCCGGAACGTGCGGACCCACGCGAGCGCAGCGAGCACGCCGACAAACCAAAGCGAGGGCGCACCACCGCCGCCACCACCACCGCCGCCGCCCGTGCTGGGTGCGGTGGGAGTGGTCGGCGTCGTGGGCGTGGTTGGGGTCGTAGGCGTCGTGCTGGCGGGCGACAGCGCGATCACGGTCATCGAATACGGGGCAAACGAGGCGCTGAAGCTCGCGCCGGAAACCGTCATCGTCGAACTGGCGAGATCGGTGGCGCCGCTGCCGCCCGGCTTGGCGGCGTCGTCCTGCGGTTTGCCGTAACTGAAGACGCTCGCGGAGGAGGCCGGAGTGAAACCGTTCACGGTGAAATTCGCGGTGGTCGTGGCTGACGGGTCCTTGTTGATCACGAGGAGATTCGTGTCGCCGGCGAGCGTCTTGACGGCAAAGACCGAGAGGAGGCTGCTGCCGCTGGTGGCCTGCACGACCGAGTCGCCGTGGCGCGCAAACTTCGAGAGCAGCTTGAACGCATAGTAGGTCGGATAGCCTTCGTAGGAAGTGGCGGGACCGCCGGAAGCGGCCGAGGAAATGATGCCGTAGTCGCCCCACCCGCGCCAGCCGTAGAGGTCGGTGCCGTTGTTGTTGGTGAAATCGGTGCCGTTGCGCAGATCCCACCAAAGCAGCGCGTTGATCTCGGTCTGCATGACGTTGGCAATGCTGTCGGCGAGGAACAGGCCGTTGACCAGATTGGTGGTCTGCTTGCCGGGCTTGGCATAGACGGAGTTGTTTTCCGTGACGACGATCTCGACCTTCGCGCCCTCGGTCGCGCCGAGATAGTCGGTGACCATCTGCCGAATGGCGGCGGCATCGGTCGGCCAGGTCTTCGCCTTTTGGAGCAAGGTGGCGTCGTTTTCGTAGGCGCCGCCCCAGGTGATGGCGTCGGCCTTGGGCGCCTGCTCGTAGCGGTGGTAGATGACGGTATCGGGCGTCACGCCGAGTTCCTTGAGCCGGGCGAGCACGCGCGGCGTCCAGCCCTTCTTCGCCGCGCCGGTGCGCGGATTGGTGACGAGCGGGGTCTGCGGGGACTTGGCGTCGAGTTCGTCCTCGTTGGCCTGCACGACCACGCCGATCTTGATCGTGGGGTCCACGGCCTTCATGCGCGTGATGTAGTCCTTCGCGCGGGTGGCGTAGGTGAACGGGTCCCACTGCACCGCCTGCTGATCGGTTTCCCAGGAGCCGTAGCACTCGTTGCCGATTTCCCAGTATTTCAACGCGTAGGGCGTGGCGCGGCTGCGACGCAGGAAGTTCATGCCGTCGTCGGTGCCGAGCGGGGCGGCGGCGCGCAACGCGGCCCAGGTGCCGGCGTTCTGCCAGTTATAACCCTTGCTGTCGGTGCCGATGGCGGCGTCGGACGTGGTGGCGGCGTTGGCGTAGGCGACCCACGCGGCGGCTTCCTCGGGCGTGCCGCTGCCGTAATTGACCGTGACGAAGGCCTGCGCGTTCACACCCGTGATGAGGTCGGCGAACTTGTTCATGCCGCTCGACCAGGTCCAGGTGTTGTTCAGGGTCTTGTTGACGCGCCAGTGATACTCGTCGGACAGCGAGCCGCCGGGGATGCGGATCGTGCGCACGCCGGCCTGCTGGATCAGGTTGACCGTCTGCGCGCTGCCCGCCTCCCCGTCCCACATGGTGGCGTTCAGGCCGAACACGCGCTCGTCCACGGTGCGGACGGCGGTGCCGGTGTTGACGGTGACCGCGACGCTCTGCGCGAGCGCCAAGACCGGGCTGAAGAGGACGCAGGCCAGGCTGCGCCAGGTAACGGACAGGGAGTTCATGGGGTAAAGGAGCCTAAACTGGAACTGGAGACAAAATACCCTATTCGCCGCTATTTCGCCATGAGTTGCTTGTCCCGACCATTGAGAGACTTTGCCTGAAGCCATGGGCCATCCGGCCGGGCCACTATGCGTTTGCCGCGAGACGACCGGGAGCGTATCAACGCCCCATGAGCATGCTCACCGGTTGCAGGATCTTCAACGTCCTCGGCGGCTTGGCCGTCCTGGGACTTCTCGCAGGGTGTTTCGAAACGAAGCAGGAATTCACGCTCAACCCCGACGGCTCGGGCAAGGTGGTCCACTCGTCCACGTTCCAGACGATGGACATCACCGGCGGCGGCCAAGGCGGCACGGAGAAGCAGGCCAAGGCCGCCGTCGCCGAACTCCTGACCAAAGCGAAGGGCGTGGACGCCTGGCGCGACGTGAGCCACGAGATCCTCGAAGACGGTCGCATCTCCTTCAAGGGCACGGCCTATTTCCGCAACCTGTCGGACCTCGACATCCCCAACCAGACGATGCTCGAGTTTGACTGGGTGCGCGACGGCGGCACCGGCACCCTCAGCCTGCGCGCCAAGGACAAGCGCGAGGGCAAGAAGGCCGCCAAGACCGCCGACGAAAATCTCACGCCGCAGCAGGCCGCCGCCAAGATCAAGGAGGGCCGCGCCAAATATCAGCAGATGAAGCCGATGATGGCCATGATCATGGGCGCCATGAAGCACGAGGTCGTGTTCCACCTGCCCGGCCGCGCGGGGAAATCCACCGCCTTCCAGAAAGACGGCGCCGGTGGCCTGAGCCTGAGCTTCGACGGCGCCAAGATGCTCGGCGCCATGGACGCGCTGATCAACGACGACACCTGGATGGCCCGCAACTCCGGCGTCATGGACCCCGAAGCTGGTCCGCCCATGGACGAGGAAATGAGCAAACTGCTCTTCGGTGAGAAGGGCCCCGTGCAGGCCACCGTCACCGGGCTCGGCAACAGCGCGGTGTTTGACTACGAGGCGGAGGTCGCCGCCGCCCAGGAGGAATTTGCCGCCCTCCGCGCCGAGCTTGGCGCCGGTCCCGTCGCGGCGGCCGCGCCGGCGCAGAGCGGCGAGCTGAAAAGCGTGCGTGTCCTCGGCGTGCGTCTCGTGCGCGAAGTTCCCGAGGGAATCAGCGTCCGCCCGTTCAACGAGGAGCCGGGCTATTCCGTGGCGCTGCTGGCCGAACTGCCCGGCAGCGTGCTCGCGCTGACCGAGGAGTGCGCGCTCGAAACCGCCGTGGCCGACGACGGCACCGACCTCCTGCCCGAGTCGGAGTGGAGCCGCCGCATCTCCTTCCCCAGCCTGTCCGAGGACAAAACGCACGTGATGTTCGACGCCAAGCTCGCGTTGCCCGGTCGCGGCGTGAAGGGCATCCGCGAAGTCTCCGGCCACCTGCAGTTCACCGTGGCCGCCGGCACCAAGGAAGTGGACCTCGGCTTCGCCAAGTTCGCGGCGGGCACGGCCGGCAAGGCGCTGGAAGCTCAGATCGAATCCCTCGACGGCCAGAACCTGGAGCTGAAGATCGCGCTGCGTCCCGACGACATCAAGGCGCTGTTCCTCGTCGTGGGCGGCAACAAGACCGAGCTGAATCGCCGCGGCTACAGCGGCTTCAACGACAGCTACACTTACACCTACGAGTCGGAGCAGGGCTTCCCCGCCAAGGCTAAGCTCGTCGTGGAAACCTACGCCGACCTGCAGACCTTCACCGCACCCTTCAAGGTTGAGAACCTCACGCTGCTGGGCGAACCGGCGGAGTGACGGGCGGTCAAGCTGGGGTTGGAGCCCCGGCTGTGGCCTTTCCAAAAATGTGTAGCAGCGCTTGAGTCCCGCTGTTGCGGGATGAAAGCGTGGCGGTGCAACACCACGTTGTCGCTACGCTCCAACGCAGCCACAGTTCAGTCACCCCTTCCAGCAGGACCGGCCGAGTTGATCTGGCGGATATCACCCGCTTACTGCTTTTCCTTCAGCACCGTGTCGATGGCGATGGCGGCGGCGATGAGGAGCGCGTTGTTGGCCGTGCCTTCCTTGATCTCGACGATATAGTTGTCGGCCGAGGTGAAGAGCTCCTTGCCGAGGCCGGCCCACTTCTTGGTGACGAGCCCCATCTCCTGGCCGGTCGCGTCGAGGAACTTGAAGTTCCAGCCCTTCCAGTCGCCTTTCACGTCGGCGAACTGCTGGCCGTCGGGGCTGTAAACGAGGAAGCCGCCGCCGAGGCTGAGGATCTTGGATTTGAAATAGCCGAGCTGCCCGCCCTGAGCGTCGAAGACCGTCACCTTCTTGCGGAGAAAGCCGACGTTGCGCTTGATGATCAGCACCGGCGGCTGGTTTTCGCCGGGGGCAATTTCGACGGTCGTCGGCATCAGCGACTTGTCGATCAACAGGCGGAAGAACTTCACCAGCCCACTGACATTTTCGCGGGCGACGCCAACAACGGCCTGGGTGTCGGGGTCCAGAAGGTCATAGGTGTCGGTCAGCTTGATGACCGCCACGCGCTCACGCACAAACAGACGACGGTAGTCGAGGAGGTGGGGCATGCGGACAGACAACCAGCCGCGTGAAATCGTGGCAAACGTGCAACGGCGGTGGAAGTGTCATAGGCCCGCGCCAGCCAGACTGCGCTTGTCGGGCAGGAGTATCAATGGCCATAACCTGACTATTCCGGCGCCCTCTTGCGCCCCTTCATCTCCGCACTGTAGCGGGCTCGATCACGCCAAGTGGCCACAGCGGCGAGGTCTTGCCCACTTGGTTGAGCCAGAAATCCATCTCGGCGTGAAAGCCGGCCGTCGCCGCATCTATCGGCAGTTCAGTCTCCTGGCCGAGCTTCACGGCTTTCTCCAAGCGGCCGGACGGCGATGTCAGGTAGGCCACGCCGCTCGTTGCCAGGGTCGTGACGACCGACGCAAGCGTTTGATCCGGTGTGCGGCTGGGCGTGGTGCCGCCGAATACGCTTTGGTTGTTAGACCGCACGATGGCCTCGATAATGATGTCGGTCCGGCCGCGCTGGCGGCTCACCCACATCCGGTGACCGCCGCGCTCGTCCCACAGCGTCCACTGAAAACAAAGAAACGAGGGATTGGCCGCATCCGTGGGCAGATCGAACCCTTTCTGGTAGGTCTCGCGCAGGATCATCCAGATGCCGTTGTTCAGGATCTCCTCCGCCCTCGTCGCCAATGGTCCGGGTTCCGGGACTCTCACGGGCTTCCGGTCCGGCGGCGTTTGCCAGATGGTAGCTCCCCAATGGGGCGCGGCCGTGGGCAGTTCCAGCCGCACGAAGCGTGTATCCCCTTTCGCCCACACCGACTCGACCACGAGCGTCCAAAGGATGCCCGTCGCACCGGACTCGATCTCGGCCCACTTCTTTTTCTGCAGCCGTTGCCACTCCCGCAAGGCCCGGCTGTGGCTGCCGGTCGGCATATTGTCCGCCAGCACAATTCGATCTCCCGGCCGCAGGCCGGCCTTGGACGCCGCCGTGTTGGGCAGCACCATGTCCACCACCGGCGTGAAAGTGCGCAGCAGGCCGGAGGACCGGCTGGAATCAAACACCGGCGACACCCGAAATCCGAAATCTTCCACCGGATCACCGACCACTCTCAGCGCGGGCAGCTCAACCGTCTTCTCCTTGGCCACCGGTTTGTTCGCCGTGTCACCCAACACATGCGGGGCTGCACTCAACAGGAGGACCGCCCAAATCACGAAGGAAAGGCGCTGAATCCGCATCGCGGATACCTACCCGGCCACCCTGCTCTCGCAAGAGCTGATTCAGGACTCGGGGGAGGAGCAGCCCGCAAGCGGGCTAAACAGAGTAATGTTCACCACCAAGACACGAAGCCGCACAAAGGTCGGACCGAACCGTTTTAAGCGCGGAGAAAGGCAGGAGGGCCGCAGAGAGATTGGGGCACCCCAGCCACAAACTACAAAGCTAGACCCCTACTCGGCCCGCTCGGCACTGGTTCAATTTGACCAAGTCGACAAACCACGCGACCTTAGAGCCATGGTCCTTGAAGTGCTATTGGCGCTCCTGATTTTTTTTATCGGCCTTCCGCTGCTATTCATTCTACTTCACAGCGCGTGGTCATTCATGCTCGAATTTTTCGAAGGGCTTCGTGAAGCACTCCTTTATGCTGTCCGCGCCCTATTCCGGCCAAGATTCTGGAAATTACTCGGCGCTTTTCTCGCATATGGGACGGTAAACACTGGGGCTCTCTGGTTGACTATTTATCTGAAGGAAACTGGCATTGCTCTCTACCTTTGTGTGACGGCTGTCTCTAGCTTATGGCTTTTCAGAATCGTCCGACAATCTGCACGATCAGGCGAAGAAGCTGAATCAGCTAGTCCCCATAAACCCGACGCCATATAGGAGCTATGGGAGGAGGGATTAGAATGTCTCCCATGCTAATCTTGGGGGCTCGCGTGATAATCTCTACTCGATTTGCTACTCGCACCTATTTCTGGGTTCACTTGAAAGGAGTCCAGTTGCTCCTCAGAAAATGCTATGAATTTTTGTGTCCACTCAGGATCACTTTGAATTGCTGTGAGGGAATTCTTGGTCGCACTGGACATAACCTCCATGAACTCGATGATACTCACGATCGCGTGCGGCTCATGCTCAAACTTGGCAGTTTTCATCCTGTCCAGCAGTGCAGCCACATTCACCGCGTGCTCTGGAAGGTCAGTAAACGCAATTCTCCTACAAGTGCCATTTTTGACCTCGCTCGACTCTACCGTGAAACCGTGGAGAACACCGCATCTCGCAGCATAAATTTCGGTGCCTGTTACAGGCACGCTTAGCTTTGGCACGACATTACGGTCGATCCACTCAATAGTCTTCGATTTCGTCGACCAATAGCGCTGTGCGTCTTTATCGGTCATGGCCGCTATTACGTCGCACCAACAAAACAGTAGAATCTGCGCTGGCATGCGCAACTTGTTCAAAAGACAAACCTGAACGCCTTCCTCAAGTATGCGAAGATTACGAGCAGCAGACAGAAACTCAGGACAATTCTTTTGTGAGGATTCGCTCATTAAAATACACTCGTAGATAATAAAAGGCGCTTTCCCGTCGGGGAAAGCGCCTCGAAGTTTTAGCTGAGACTGGAGAGTCTCGGGCTCATCGGACTTAGCCTGGCCAAATCATCGATTTGTCCACCCCGGCTCCGGGTTGACCGGAGCCGAGGCCGACGAGTCGGGGTTAATAGTCCATGCCGCCCATGCCGCCGCCGGCGGGGGCTGCGGGGGCCTTCTTGTCCTCGGGGAGCTCGGTGATCATGCACTCGGTGGTGAGCAGCAGACCCGAGATCGAGGCCGCGTTCTGGAGCGCGGTGCGGGTGACCTTCGTCGGGTCCACCACGCCGGCCTTCACGAGGTCCTCGTATTCGCCCGTGGCGACGTTGTAGCCGAAGTTGCCCTTGCCGGCCAGGACTTCCTTCACGACGACGCCGCTGTCGACGCCGGCGTTGGTGCAGAGCATGCGGATCGGGTGCTCGATCGCGCGACGCACGATCTGGGCGCCGAAGGCCTCATCGCCCTCGAGCTTGAGGGCCTCGATGGCCTTGACGGTGCGGAGGAGCGCGACGCCGCCGCCGGCGACGATGCCCTCTTCCACGGCGGCACGGGTGGCGTGCAGCGCGTCTTCCACGCGGGCCTTCTTCTCCTTCATCTCGGCCTCGGTGGCCGCGCCGACATTGATGACGGCGACACCGCCGGCGAGCTTGGCGAGGCGCTCTTGGAGCTTCTCGCGGTCGTAATCGCTGGTGGTCTCCTCGATCTGGCGGCGGATCTGCTTCACGCGGCCCTGGATGTCGGACGACTTGCCGGAGCCCTCGACGATGGTCGTGTTCTCCTTGTCGACGACGATGCGCTTGGCCTTGCCGAGGTCGGACACGGTGAGGTTCTCGAGCTTGAGGCCGAGGTCCTCGGTGATGCACTTGCCGCCGGTGAGGACGGCGATGTCCTCGAGCATGGCCTTGCGGCGGTCGCCGAAGCCGGGGGCCTTGACGGCGCACACGTTGAGCGTGCCGCGGATCTTGTTCACGACGAGCGCGGCGAGGGCCTCGCCCTCGACTTCCTCGGCGATGACGAGGAGGGGCTTGCCGCTCTTGGCGACGGTCTGGAGCAGCGGGAGCAGCTCCTGGAGGTTGGAGATCTTCTTCTCGTGGATGAGCACGTAGGCGTCCTCGAGGACGGCCTCCTGGGCCTCCATGTTGGTGGCGAAGTAGGGCGAGAGGTAGCCCTTGTCGAACTGCATGCCCTCGACGACGTCGAGGGTGGTCTCGATGGACTTGGCCTCCTCGACGGTGATGGTGCCGTCCTTGCCGACCTTGTCCATGGCGTCGGCGATGATCTCACCGATGGTGGTGTCCCAGTTGGCGGAGACGGTCGCGACCTGGCGGATCTCTTCGCGGTCGTTGACCTTCTTGGAGATCTTGGCGAGCTCGGCGACGGCGGCCTCAACGGCCTTGTCGATGCCGCGCTTCAGGTAAACCGGGTTGGAGCCGGCGGTGACGTTCTTCAGGCCCTCGCGGTAGATGCCCTCGGCGAGCACGGTCGCGGTGGTGGTGCCGTCACCGGCGCTGTCGCTGGTCTTGGAGGCGACCTCCTTGACCATCTGGGCGCCCATGTTCTCGTAGGGATCGGGAAGCTCGACTTCCTTGGCGACGGTCACGCCGTCCTTGGTGACGGTCGGGGAACCGAATTTCTTGTCGATGACGACATTGCGGCCCTTGGGCCCGAGGGTGACCTTAACGGCCTTGGAGAGAACCTCGACGCCGCGGAGCACTTTCTGGCGGGCGGCTTCGTCGAACAGGAGTTGTTTGGCTGCCATAATTTTTTCTAAGTTTAAGTTTTAAGTTTAAGTTTGGGTCGTGGGCCTCAGGCGATGACGCCGAGGATGTCGTCTTCGCGGACGAGGGTGAACTTTTGGTCGTCGATCTTCACCTCGGTGCCGCCGTATTTGGAGATGAGGACCTTGTCGCCGACCTTCACCTCGAAGGGCGTGACCTTGCCGTTCTCATCTTTCTTGCCGGTGCCGAGGGCGATGACCTTGGCCTCCTGGGGCTTTTCCTTGGCGCTGTCCGGGATGATGATCCCGCCGCGGACCTGTTCCTTCTCCTCGATGTGCTGCACGAGCACGCGATCACCGATGGGTTTGATATTCACTTTAGCCATGTTGGTTATGTGGGTTTGGGTTGAAGTATGTGGTGGATAAAATGCGAACCCGCTCCCGGAAAGGAGAGGCGGGCTCGCGGGAAAGCTTACTTCTTCTCGTCGTCAACGATCTCGACGTCGGCATCGACGACCTTGCCGTCGGCCTTCTTGGCCTTCTTCGGCTCGGCCGCAGCGGCGGCGGGCTCGGGCTCCGGTTCGGCACCCGGCTGGGCGCCGGCGGCGGCCTGGGCGGCCTGCGCCTGCTGGTAAAGCTCGGCGCCGACCTTCTGGAGATTTTCGAGGGCGGCCTTCATCTTGGCGACATCGGCGGACTCGAGGTCCTTCTTGGCGTCGGCCACGGCCGTCTCGATCTTGCCCTTCACGTCGGCGGGGACCTTGTCGCCCGCGTCCTTGAGGCTCTTTTCCATCTGGTAGATGGTGGTGTCGAGCTGGTTCTTGGTCTCGACGGCCTCCTTGCGCTTGGCGTCCTCGGCGGCGTGCAGCTCGGCTTCCTTGGTCATCTTCTCGACCTCTTCCTTGGAGAGGCCGGAGGAGCCCTGGATGGTGATCTTCTGGTCCTTGCCGGTGCCCTTGTCCTTGGCGTGGACGTTGAGGATGCCGTTGGCGTCGATGTCGAAGGTGACCTCGATCTGCGGCGTGCCGCGCGGCGCCGGCGGGATGCCGTCGAGCTTGAAGGTGCCGAGGGTCTTGTTGTCGCGGGCCATCGGGCGCTCGCCCTGGAGGACCACGATCTCGACGCCGGGCTGGTTGTCGCTGTAGGTGGAGAACACCTGCGTCTTCTTGGAGGGAATCGTGGTGTTGCGCGGGATCATCGGCGTGGCGACGTCGCCCGCGGTCATGATGCCGAGGGTGAGCGGGGTCACGTCGAGGAGGAGCACGTCGCGCACCTCGCCCTTGAGCACGCCGCCCTGCACGGCCGCGCCGATGGCGACGACCTCGTCGGGGTTCACGCCCTGGTGGGGCGGCTTGCCGCCGAGCTGCTTGGCGATCTCGACGACCTTGGGCATGCGGGTCATGCCGCCGACGAGCACGAGCTCGTCGATCTTGTCGGTGGAGACGCCGGAGTCCTTGAGGCAGTTCTTGAAGGGCTGGATGCAGCGCTCGAAGAGGCTGTCGCAAATCTG
The DNA window shown above is from Oleiharenicola lentus and carries:
- a CDS encoding alpha-L-arabinofuranosidase, whose amino-acid sequence is MNSLSVTWRSLACVLFSPVLALAQSVAVTVNTGTAVRTVDERVFGLNATMWDGEAGSAQTVNLIQQAGVRTIRIPGGSLSDEYHWRVNKTLNNTWTWSSGMNKFADLITGVNAQAFVTVNYGSGTPEEAAAWVAYANAATTSDAAIGTDSKGYNWQNAGTWAALRAAAPLGTDDGMNFLRRSRATPYALKYWEIGNECYGSWETDQQAVQWDPFTYATRAKDYITRMKAVDPTIKIGVVVQANEDELDAKSPQTPLVTNPRTGAAKKGWTPRVLARLKELGVTPDTVIYHRYEQAPKADAITWGGAYENDATLLQKAKTWPTDAAAIRQMVTDYLGATEGAKVEIVVTENNSVYAKPGKQTTNLVNGLFLADSIANVMQTEINALLWWDLRNGTDFTNNNGTDLYGWRGWGDYGIISSAASGGPATSYEGYPTYYAFKLLSKFARHGDSVVQATSGSSLLSVFAVKTLAGDTNLLVINKDPSATTTANFTVNGFTPASSASVFSYGKPQDDAAKPGGSGATDLASSTMTVSGASFSASFAPYSMTVIALSPASTTPTTPTTPTTPTTPTAPSTGGGGGGGGGGAPSLWFVGVLAALAWVRTFRKYSRA
- a CDS encoding phospholipid scramblase-related protein; this encodes MPHLLDYRRLFVRERVAVIKLTDTYDLLDPDTQAVVGVARENVSGLVKFFRLLIDKSLMPTTVEIAPGENQPPVLIIKRNVGFLRKKVTVFDAQGGQLGYFKSKILSLGGGFLVYSPDGQQFADVKGDWKGWNFKFLDATGQEMGLVTKKWAGLGKELFTSADNYIVEIKEGTANNALLIAAAIAIDTVLKEKQ
- the dnaK gene encoding molecular chaperone DnaK; translated protein: MSKILGIDLGTTNSCMAIMEGGEPVVIPNAEGARTTPSIVAFTKTGERVVGQAAKRQAVTNPKNTIFSAKRFIGRKFSEVKAEAANMPFKVVEGKNGDAYIEVQAGDKTETFAPQQISAFVLAKLKADAEAYLGEKVTQAVITVPAYFNDAQRQATKDAGKIAGLEVLRIINEPTAASLAYGLDKKKDEKIAVFDLGGGTFDVSILEIGDGVFEVKATNGDTHLGGDNWDETIINWLVDTFKKENGIDLRKDAMALQRLKEEAEKAKIALSSATTYDINLPFITADASGPKHLNVQLTRGKMEQICDSLFERCIQPFKNCLKDSGVSTDKIDELVLVGGMTRMPKVVEIAKQLGGKPPHQGVNPDEVVAIGAAVQGGVLKGEVRDVLLLDVTPLTLGIMTAGDVATPMIPRNTTIPSKKTQVFSTYSDNQPGVEIVVLQGERPMARDNKTLGTFKLDGIPPAPRGTPQIEVTFDIDANGILNVHAKDKGTGKDQKITIQGSSGLSKEEVEKMTKEAELHAAEDAKRKEAVETKNQLDTTIYQMEKSLKDAGDKVPADVKGKIETAVADAKKDLESADVAKMKAALENLQKVGAELYQQAQAAQAAAGAQPGAEPEPEPAAAAAEPKKAKKADGKVVDADVEIVDDEKK
- the groL gene encoding chaperonin GroEL (60 kDa chaperone family; promotes refolding of misfolded polypeptides especially under stressful conditions; forms two stacked rings of heptamers to form a barrel-shaped 14mer; ends can be capped by GroES; misfolded proteins enter the barrel where they are refolded when GroES binds), translated to MAAKQLLFDEAARQKVLRGVEVLSKAVKVTLGPKGRNVVIDKKFGSPTVTKDGVTVAKEVELPDPYENMGAQMVKEVASKTSDSAGDGTTTATVLAEGIYREGLKNVTAGSNPVYLKRGIDKAVEAAVAELAKISKKVNDREEIRQVATVSANWDTTIGEIIADAMDKVGKDGTITVEEAKSIETTLDVVEGMQFDKGYLSPYFATNMEAQEAVLEDAYVLIHEKKISNLQELLPLLQTVAKSGKPLLVIAEEVEGEALAALVVNKIRGTLNVCAVKAPGFGDRRKAMLEDIAVLTGGKCITEDLGLKLENLTVSDLGKAKRIVVDKENTTIVEGSGKSSDIQGRVKQIRRQIEETTSDYDREKLQERLAKLAGGVAVINVGAATEAEMKEKKARVEDALHATRAAVEEGIVAGGGVALLRTVKAIEALKLEGDEAFGAQIVRRAIEHPIRMLCTNAGVDSGVVVKEVLAGKGNFGYNVATGEYEDLVKAGVVDPTKVTRTALQNAASISGLLLTTECMITELPEDKKAPAAPAGGGMGGMDY
- a CDS encoding co-chaperone GroES, with protein sequence MAKVNIKPIGDRVLVQHIEEKEQVRGGIIIPDSAKEKPQEAKVIALGTGKKDENGKVTPFEVKVGDKVLISKYGGTEVKIDDQKFTLVREDDILGVIA